A window of Enoplosus armatus isolate fEnoArm2 chromosome 3, fEnoArm2.hap1, whole genome shotgun sequence contains these coding sequences:
- the zmat1 gene encoding zinc finger matrin-type protein 1 yields the protein MDDRNVCTPLLAESDAQNNTTSTPNAASLTDADKVINTKIDSTQVEGDKSEEELLKGLLTDDYCHVCEAVLLFESQRLSHYEGKKHAQKLRVYLQAKRAEKMNKEFTGPQQTMTTDKDHFCELCNMVFSSHVVARSHYEGKVHTKNLRKQGLQPPGIDRYTEVRTLPSVTLDSANADQKSAPEGGTEPLLDPTATTTTPSTEVDLKDPDKYCALCAASFNNPQMALQHYNGRKHQRNQARQDLLKELGDDVQQANSLMCQMCSVQFNSVEMYQAHMQGNKHLIREKKVTDLCKSQQKVYSTFADELSDYIQVQKARGITPKANQVLPPGDTQNEGDEDEEEEVLSKGDIVELNKPMPSFPPISNPPHHSRLGCYNPVEGWRPPFQGPPRPCHGWDYNCPPPVLPGSDSPLFPGRPIKRRRRRKQSSSSSYITSSSYSSSYSSSYSSSTSDSDDSEYGRREKRRIGRSRRERDRRARDEDSDKEEKRRKRRRRERDNESGDRRRGDSGESEEEQRQKKRKNHGKRRRREKKSREEDCEAERGERVMDNLIPEDMIDNRKETEVHIQAEMNVEQGDGGQDEPARPKYRKDKKKTKEKVDTRTEEEKLWDDSILGC from the exons GAGACAAGAGTGAAGAGGAGCTACTGAAGGGTCTCCTCACTGACGACTACTGCcatgtgtgtgaggctgtgctgcTCTTTGAATCTCAGCGGCTGTCCCACTATGAG GGCAAGAAACATGCTCAGAAGCTGAGGGTGTACCTGCAGGCCAAGAGAGCTGAGAAGATGAACAAAGAGTTCACAGGACCCCAG CAGACCATGACTACTGATAAGGACCATTTCTGTGAGCTGTGTAACATGGTCTTTAGTTCCCACGTGGTGGCAAGATCACACTATGAAGGCAAAGTCCATACAAAAAATCTTCGTAAACAAGGTCTTCAGCCCCCAG GTATAGACAGGTACACAGAGGTGCGCACTTTACCAAGTGTGACTCTGGATTCTGCTAATGCTGACCAGAAATCAGCTCCAGAGGGTGGTACTGAGCCCCTTCTGGACCCAACGGCCACCACAACTACCCCCAGCACAGAGGTTGATCTGAAGGACCCTGACAAGTACTGTGCCCTGTGTGCTGCCTCCTTCAACAATCCCCAAATGGCTTTGCAGCACTACAATGGACGTAAACACCAGAGGAATCAGGCCAGACAGGACCTGCTCAAAGAGCTTGGTGACGACGTGCAACAAG CCAACTCCCTGATGTGTCAAATGTGTAGTGTGCAATTTAACTCTGTGGAGATGTACCAGGCCCACATGCAGGGAAACAAACACCTGATTAG GGAGAAGAAGGTCACTGACCTGTGCAAATCCCAACAAAAAGTGTACAGCACATTTGCAGATGAACTGTCGGATTACATTCAGGTTCAGAAGGCTCGTGGAATCACCCCCAAGGCCAATCAAGTGCTCCCTCCAGGTGACACACAAAATGagggtgatgaagatgaagaagaggaagtatTAAGCAAGGGGGATATCGTAGAACTGAACAAACCTATGCCAAGCTTCCCTCCCATCTCTAACCCTCCTCATCACTCCCGCCTTGGTTGTTACAACCCAGTTGAAGGGTGGCGTCCTCCATTTCAGGGCCCTCCTCGGCCATGCCATGGCTGGGATTATAACTGCCCTCCTCCAGTCCTCCCAGGCTCAGACTCTCCACTGTTCCCTGGTCGTCCCATAAAGAGAAGGAGGCGCAGAAAGCAGTCGAGCTCCTCCTCGTATATTACCTCATCGTCTTACTCCTCCTCGTATTCGTCCTCCTATAGCAGCAGCACAAGTGACAGTGATGACAGTGAATACGGGcgcagagaaaagaggaggattGGAAGAtcaaggagggagagagacaggagggcGAGAGATGAGGACTCagacaaggaggagaagaggaggaagcgacggaggagggaaagagataATGAGTCGGGGGACAGGAGAAGAGGGGACTCTGGAGAGTCAGAGGAAGAGCAAAGGCAAAAGAAGCGAAAAAATCATGGCAAGCGGAGGAGACGAGAAAAGAAATCCCGGGAAGAGGACTGTGAGGCGGAAAGAGGGGAAAGGGTGATGGACAATTTAATTCCAGAGGACATGATAGACAATAGAAAAGAGACTGAAGTGCATATTCAGGCTGAAATGAATGTCGAGCAGGGGGACGGTGGACAGGATGAGCCAGCCAGACCCAAATAcaggaaagacaagaagaaaacgAAAGAGAAAGTAGACAccaggacagaggaggagaagctgtggGACGACTCCATCCTGGGCTGTTAA
- the cd8b gene encoding uncharacterized protein cd8b, whose protein sequence is MSLLPLAWTLLTVSLWTSGLSQIMQQEAANVLYPELFSTEAIECDCMNISCDSVFWFRSISNHSKVQFLGKCNNADRATYGAGVETKRFKLSRKSGVSFALRIINVTEEDAGIYSCVLRDRKNTEMWKPGVLLRPGVIPPTSPPVTKPKPPVKSVCRCSKKNSSPDGCGSLILWPLVGLLAALALALICTLYYFSRLPKKCRHRFVKKR, encoded by the exons ATGAGCCTGCTGCCACTGGCATGGACACTGTTGACAGTATCGCTGTGGACATCAG GTTTGAGCCAGATCATGCAACAAGAAGCCGCCAACGTTCTTTATCCTGAGCTCTTCAGTACAGAGGCCATTGAGTGTGACTGCATGAACATCTCCTGTGATTCGGTCTTCTGGTTCCGCAGTATCTCCAACCACAGCAAAGTTCAGTTCCTGGGCAAATGCAACAACGCTGACCGTGCTACCTATGGGGCTGGCGTGGAAACAAAACGGTTCAAGTTAAGCAGGAAGAGCGGCGTATCCTTTGCACTGCGCATCATCAATGTGACCGAAGAGGACGCGGGGATTTATTCTTGCGTTCTTAGggacaggaaaaacacagaaatgtggaaGCCTGGGGTTCTTCTTCGGCCAGGAG TGATCCCTCCAACATCACCTCCTGTGACAAAACCCAAACCACCAGTCAAGTCAGTCTGTCGCTGCTCTAAGAAGAATTCTTCACCGG ATGGCTGCGGGTCTCTGATTCTGTGGCCGTTGGTTGGACTTCTTGCGGCCCTGGCTCTAGCTCTCATCTGCACACTGTACTACTTCAGTA GGCTACCCAAAAAATGCCGGCACCGCTTTGTGAA GAAGAGGTAG
- the cd8a gene encoding T-cell surface glycoprotein CD8 alpha chain yields MDQKWIQILAILVFYQNITSGAVEEKTLKEGDLFEINCNPGELGTMIVWFRMLDKSGMEFIASCAMTGKMKTSTPSFTSIFRDTKFQQHVLILKSFNKTRDSGVYSCASLYKGNELIFGKLTRLVGEKAEVAPLATTPKQNLCTTVPPCVCNNKPGATSPSTSCTLIILGPLAGACGLLVLLLIITILYCNKIRTRRCPHHYKRKPRSTAPGTQMKTNRHV; encoded by the exons ATGGACCAAAAGTGGATTCAGATTCTGGCGATTCTGGTGTTTTATCAAA ACATTACATCGGGAGCTGTTGAAGAGAAAACCTTAAAGGAGGGCGACCTGTTTGAAATCAATTGTAATCCCGGTGAGTTGGGGACCATGATCGTCTGGTTTCGAATGCTGGACAAATCCGGGATGGAATTCATTGCATCTTGCGCCATGACGGGCAAGATGAAGACATCCACACCCTCCTTTACCTCCATCTTCAGGGATACAAAGTTTCAACAGCATGTCCTGATACTGAAGTCATTCAACAAAACCCGCGACAGCGGCGTTTACAGCTGTGCATCCCTTTACAAAGGAAATGAACTGATATTCGGCAAACTAACCAGGCTTGTCGGAG AAAAAGCTGAAGTCGCACCGCTGGCCACCACCCCCAAACAAAATCTATGCACAACTGTCCCTCCATGTGTTTGTAACAACAAGCCAG GGGCAACTAGTCCTTCCACGTCTTGTACTCTGATCATACTGGGCCCACTGGCCGGCGCCTGTGGCCTCCTCGTTctgctcctcatcatcaccatcctGTACTGCAACA AAATAAGGACACGGAGATGCCCACACCATTACAAAAGAAA GCCGCGGTCAACAGCTCCAGGAACACAAATGAAGACCAACAGACACGTTTAA